The genomic stretch AGCTGAAACCTCGATATCGTAATAGGCGCTCATTTCGATGGAATCAACCATGACTTAAGTAAAACGGATTACACAATTACGCAGCTTCATTGACCACTTACGAACACGGGGGTTCCTCGCCGATACGATCACTGATTTGTCGACCGTCCGCAGTAGCGCGCCTCCGAGCTTCCGTGGCTATTCAAGAATTCCTATGTTCACCAACTCGTAAACTCTGGAAATTTGGTAAAAGAACTTGATTAATCAGAGTTGGAAGCTGCCGGCTTAATCATTCGAATTGAACAGTTCCCGGCCACATTGATTGTGACAGGTATTCAACTTCCTACAATGACCGTGTACCTTGAGTTGCTGAAGACCGAAATACTGACGTCCTATTTATACTCTAAAATTTGTCCCGGTGGTGCCGAGGTATCTTAAAATCAAGGattgaacgttgaatgtTAAACCTCGATGCAAATCGTGTGTctgttttcttctttcttccaaCAACTTTTGAGATATCATGACGCTGGGACAATGCTGTTCGGAGTGGAATTTAGTGAATGAAGCTGACCATAGCACCATTATAATATCAGATCCAGGCACCCAGTTCGCCTTTGTCCTTGTTTGATAAGAACAATAATATGGCTTCAGAGTTGAAGTCAAGTCTGATCAACTGCCGCTTGGCCGATTTGCTAAAAATAACACCAAATCCGCAGGCCAAGTTGCTCGTTTTGGTCTTACAATAGGGGAGTATGGGCCCAAGCACAGCGCATGTGTGTACCTAATCACATAGTAAGCACCTCGCCAGAACAAATGAGCAAGATGGGGAGAAATAACTGCCTTCAGCCTGTGCGGGCGCTGAGAGAGACTCCGGGAGATCACAGAGCAACGAACTCAGAGTGAACATCATCTACATCATCAGTTATTTATAAAGCGATGCGTGGGTATACACATTAAAGGTTCCAATGTCCGTCAAGGTCGCTCCTTCCCTTGCTTTGATACGCAAATCTCCCTACTCACGAGGAGTCGACGTCCGGCAGTGCCACGACGCTCCATTACGCTCACTTCAATTTCCGTTATAATACGTTGCTGCGGGCCATCTTTTCTAATTCTCTACTAGTTCAACGATGGTCCAATACCTAGTATTACTCCTGTTCTCACTGATTTTAACCGCACATGGCCTCACTGTCTCTACGACGGACCCAATACATGTTCCACTGGCTCGTCGCTCCGCCCGACATCTCAGCTTTAGCGACGAGGCGATGAGACTGAGGGTCAAGTACGGGCTTTTGAGCCATAATTCCACGTCCTCTCAACGGGCTAGTAGAAGGGCAAGCAGTTCTAGTATGTCAATACAAAACCAGGTGCGTTGTTTAgttcattttcttctcttcagTTCATTGAGCTTTGCTATAGGATCTAGACACCAGTTACATCGGTACCCTGACCATTGGAACACCGTGAGTTTTCAACTTTTTTATCGATTGtttttgcgcagcaatatTTTGTACTCTACCTGAACCTGGCTTCAATCTGCACATCTCGGCTCCAGTCAAGCACCAAAGTGGAGAGAGAGAGCTCTTAGCAGTGTCGATCTCACTGCCAAGTGTTCTTCGTGAGCTTGGCGAGGTCCTATTGGCTACGATGGCAGAATGGTCATTGGTTGCTCTTTCCCCACACCTTCCGTTGAATTTTCCACTTAATGAACCCAGCGCTGACTACAGTATTCGATTAACAGTCCTCAAAGTTTCAACCTTATTCTCGATACGGGGTCCTCTGATCTTTGGGTTCCTGTATCTCCCTGCCAGGAATGCGACAACACTAGATGTCAGCAATGCGATAGATCTACACCACTCTTTCAACCTACAAAATCCTCGACACTGAAGTCTTCGCCAGTCAACGATCCAGCCTCTCAAGTTTCTATCTCATATGGATCAGGTGCCGTCCAGGGATCTCTTTCATCTGACACCGTGTCAATGGGCGGATTTACTGTAAACTCGCAAACATTTTGTACGTTTCGGGAAACCTTTACTCTGTCAAGCAGCCTGATTGAATTATATGTTTTACTAGTGTCTGTTTCGACGTTGACGCCTGGAATTCTGGATGGGACTGTCTCTGGAATAATGGGTCTTGCCTTCGATACCATTGCAAGCACAGGAGCAATTCCATTCTGGCAGACTCTAGCCACCAACAACCAACTCTCGTCCCAGGAGATGGCGTTCTGGCTTCAGCGAGCTGATCCCAACGGACCAGCTCAAGGAACTTCAGCAGGAGGCGTGTTTACTTTAGGAGGAACTAACTCTTCTCTTTTCACTGGTGAAATCGATTTCCAAAACATGCCGAGCAACACCAAACCTTCCTTTTGGCTACAGACCCTCTCGGGTGAGCTACATCCATCTGCAGCCTCACTTCATCTCTGATTTTCCATCTCAAGCTGTGACTGTCAACGGCCAGTCTATTCCAGTTACACCGGGAGACTCGGCGATCTCTGCTATTGACACTGGAACCACGCTCATTGGAGGTCCCTCCGCTGACGTTGCAGCAATTTGGGCCGCTGTTCCTGGATCTGCTCCAGCAACTGGTGAAAACATTGGGTCCTACACTTTCCGTTCGTCTATCTTACGACCTTTTGACCTGTTCAAAAGTGAACTCACCTTATGCACAGCCTGCAAAACCCAAGTTTCCGTCACACTCTCTTTCGGCGGCAAGACATGGCCCATCAACCCTCAGGATATGAACCGTGGCCAACTTAGCCAAGGAAGCCCACTCTGCGTTGGCTCCATCTTCGATCTCAGCGCCGGTACTAACATTCCTCCAAACTCTGGTAACCCAAGTTGGGTCGTCGGTGATACCTTTTTGGTCCGTATCATTTTGTTCAACCTTTGATCTGATCTCGTGTACTGACCGTTTGGACCGTTTTTTTATCGTCGCGTAGAAAAATGTATATTCCGTGTACCGAATGAATCCTCCGTCGGTTGGGTTTGCGCAGCTTTCTGACGCTGCCGGGGGCTCAGGTATGACCCACTTTTGGCCATGATAAGGCAGGGGCGTTAAATCTTTGATCTAGGTTCAGCTCCTGGAATTGACGGGACATCCGGGACACCGGGCAAGAAGAGTCAGTTTCTAACTAAGCCCAGTGCTACCAACACCTTCTCATCTGTCTACTTCTTTAGGTTCCGCTTCGATGATATCACCCACATCGATGGCTGTTCTGGCGTCATCGTTGGTCGTGTTCATTGCTTCACTGCTCTAGAAGCAAGATCCTTCTATACCTGGCATCAGTATGGTGTTCTTTGCAGTGATAATCGCTGTGCACGTTTGctttgatatgagaaatgACGCAACGGACTGGATACAATCGATATACTTATTTGGAATGTTTGTAGGGTAGATGATAGTAATTGGATTGGACATACTGTTATCATGGTTCATATAGTTATCTGCTACTACTCATATGAATCTGTAATGCACCATTTTGTCTTGTTGGCTGTGATGAACGAACATTAGCGCATTTTTGCGGATGAACCGCGCTGGTGCATATGAACTCCGCTACAATTGTGTCTGTGTAAGCTGGTAACTTTCTTGaccaatcatcatcaaccttTATACTTTTCTCTTGCGTCTGACGACTTTAATTTTTTCATCGAACCTGTGACTGGGCAGCTGCCAGCAGTGAGACTCTTGAGCCGACCGAACGATATCAAGGCTTTCCAAATTCCAAGGTCGTATTAATACGCGATAAAATCCCAGGCGAACTTCGCTCCATGTGCAGAGAAACTTGTAGACGACAAAATATGGCGTTTGATCCGTCGGACATACCTCGTCCCAGgttcttcaagttcaaggcgaATCAGGGCGGGTTCTTCTAAAAGATATGTATCATGCTTGCCATCAGTGCTGTTCAGTGTTGCAGCGTACGCGTGTACTATCCCTGTTTGCGTGTTCACTGTTCAGATTTTGGGACACTCGGAGGACCGTTTTCGGGCTGTGTCCGATAGGTTTATGGGTGAATAATTTGGCGTCTGCGGGTGTATCACCAGACCCAGCTGAGCCCAAGTGTACCAGAGAGGGCAGGGGGGCAGGTCACAAGATGGCGGTGCGCCTACTAATTGTTGTTTTGCTTTCGAACTGGTGACCCCTACTGCGCCGAGTTGGTATAGTCAAACAATCATACAGTCATACTTCCCTTCTTGTTTGAACTGATCGTCTGGCGTTTGATTTTTGGTAGAATGGTGGGATTGAATTGGGTGGGTGCTAAACGGGTCTTTTGGAGACCACGACGGCGCTCCCTGTGTCTCTTTTGAGAGCGTTGGTGGTCTTGGGATGCTCTCCTGAACGTCTACACCGTCCCGCTTGCCGCTAAATTAGCACTTTACTCAAATTGATTTAATCCTTTTACCCCTTGTTTCCAACCCACCCACAGCGATTATATTCTCCAGATTTTCTCCTTGGGCAGGAGGTTGGTAAAGGTTGGTAAGGAGGCTTTACAAGCCCACATGGCTTATTCATATACCCCGCACTCGCATATATGAGCATATATGCGAAGATCAAGTCATAGCCTATAAGAGGCTTTCTTTACCCCGTTTTAGTAGGTTTTCGACTGCACCCATCTCCGGATCTCGGACATTGTCCCATTTCCCCGCACCTGGTCTCGCGTGGTTCCAGCGCTTGGAAGGCCCTCCGTATGACCCTTCCAAGACCCCCAAACTCCAGCCGTGCGCTCTGCCCTCCCCCCACCCAATCATTTTCTCATCGTTTAGATTCAATATTGTTGAGGCTCAGGTATCTCGACAGTTGGCAGAGGGAGTATAAAACCGATGGGTGGATTTTTTGACGAGGGCAGGCAAGCTTGCAAGTCGCTAGCTAGCTATCCCCCTTCCCCCCCTTCCTCCCTTTTTCTCCACGTCCTTTTCTCGTTGGCTTTGGCTGATTAAAGAAAATATCGAGACGACGCGTCAAGATGCTCTTTGTGCCGTTGTTTGTTTCGTACCTGCTGGCTG from Psilocybe cubensis strain MGC-MH-2018 chromosome 2, whole genome shotgun sequence encodes the following:
- a CDS encoding Aspartic protease, whose amino-acid sequence is MGLAFDTIASTGAIPFWQTLATNNQLSSQEMAFWLQRADPNGPAQGTSAGGVFTLGGTNSSLFTGEIDFQNMPSNTKPSFWLQTLSAVTVNGQSIPVTPGDSAISAIDTGTTLIGGPSADVAAIWAAVPGSAPATGENIGSYTFPCKTQVSVTLSFGGKTWPINPQDMNRGQLSQGSPLCVGSIFDLSAGTNIPPNSGNPSWVVGDTFLKNVYSVYRMNPPSVGFAQLSDAAGGSGSAPGIDGTSGTPGKKSSASMISPTSMAVLASSLVVFIASLL